One Stenotrophomonas maltophilia DNA window includes the following coding sequences:
- the leuB gene encoding 3-isopropylmalate dehydrogenase, whose protein sequence is MHTEIVVLPGDGIGPEVAAAAVAVLKAVAERFNHTFTFSEHDIGGVAIDRHGEPLPASTLEACKAANAVLLGAVGGPKWSDPNAKVRPEQGLLAIRKALGLYANLRPVRTHEAALHASPIKAELLQGVDFVVVRELTGGIYFGDKTRDADSASDLCRYTVAEIERVLRSAFRLAQQRRGKVTSVDKANVLETSRLWRDVAARIGREEFPEVALEHQLVDSMAMHLLAKPREYDVIVTENMFGDILTDEASMLAGSLGLLPSASLGEPGTVGIYEPIHGSAPDIAGKGIANPYATIFSAAMLLRHSLGLEAEAAAVEAAVHAVLDDGVFTADLAAKGQAVSTAAATDAVLAKLN, encoded by the coding sequence ATGCACACTGAAATTGTTGTCCTGCCCGGTGATGGCATCGGCCCGGAAGTGGCCGCCGCCGCGGTTGCCGTCCTGAAGGCCGTCGCCGAACGCTTCAACCACACCTTCACCTTCAGCGAGCACGACATCGGTGGCGTCGCCATCGATCGCCATGGCGAGCCACTGCCGGCGTCGACCCTGGAAGCCTGCAAGGCCGCGAACGCGGTGCTGCTGGGCGCAGTCGGTGGCCCGAAGTGGTCCGACCCGAATGCCAAGGTGCGCCCGGAGCAGGGGCTGCTGGCGATCCGCAAGGCGCTGGGCCTGTACGCCAACCTGCGCCCGGTGCGCACCCATGAAGCCGCGCTGCACGCCTCGCCGATCAAGGCCGAGCTGCTGCAGGGCGTGGACTTCGTGGTGGTGCGCGAGCTGACCGGCGGCATTTACTTCGGCGACAAGACCCGCGACGCCGACAGCGCCAGCGACCTGTGCCGCTACACCGTGGCCGAGATCGAACGCGTGCTGCGCAGTGCCTTCCGCCTGGCGCAGCAGCGTCGCGGCAAGGTCACCTCGGTGGACAAGGCCAATGTGCTGGAAACCTCGCGCCTGTGGCGTGACGTGGCCGCGCGCATCGGCCGCGAGGAATTCCCGGAGGTAGCACTGGAACACCAGCTGGTTGATTCGATGGCGATGCACCTGCTGGCCAAGCCGCGCGAGTACGACGTGATCGTCACCGAGAACATGTTCGGCGACATCCTCACCGATGAAGCGTCGATGCTGGCCGGCTCGCTGGGTCTGCTGCCCTCGGCCTCTCTGGGCGAACCGGGTACGGTCGGCATCTACGAACCCATCCACGGTTCGGCGCCGGATATCGCCGGCAAGGGCATCGCCAATCCCTACGCAACGATCTTCAGTGCAGCGATGCTGCTGCGCCATTCGCTGGGACTGGAAGCAGAAGCCGCCGCGGTGGAAGCGGCCGTGCATGCGGTACTGGACGATGGCGTGTTCACCGCCGATCTGGCCGCCAAGGGCCAGGCCGTCAGCACCGCTGCCGCCACCGACGCGGTGCTGGCCAAACTCAACTGA
- a CDS encoding SDR family oxidoreductase, which produces MTDHSLKGKTVLIAGGAKNLGGLIARDFAAQGAKAIVIHYNSAATQADAEATVAAVQAAGSKAVALQGDLTSAAAMERLFADAVAAVGRPDIAINTVGKVLKKPMLEISEAEYDEMSAVNAKTAFFFLKEAGRHVNDGGRICTLVTSLLGAYTPFYSSYAGTKAPVEHFTRAASKEFGERGISVTAIGPGPMDTPFFYPAESADAQAYHKTAAALSAFTRTGLTDIADIVPWIRFLVTDGWWMTGQTILVNGGYTTK; this is translated from the coding sequence ATGACCGACCATTCCCTCAAGGGCAAGACCGTGCTGATCGCTGGTGGCGCCAAGAACCTGGGCGGCCTGATCGCCCGCGACTTCGCTGCACAGGGCGCCAAAGCCATCGTCATCCACTACAACAGCGCCGCCACCCAGGCCGACGCAGAGGCGACCGTCGCCGCCGTGCAGGCCGCCGGCAGCAAGGCGGTGGCGCTGCAGGGCGACCTGACTTCGGCCGCAGCGATGGAGCGCTTGTTCGCCGATGCCGTGGCTGCAGTCGGCCGGCCGGACATCGCCATCAATACCGTCGGCAAAGTGCTGAAGAAGCCGATGCTGGAGATCAGCGAAGCCGAGTACGACGAGATGAGCGCGGTCAACGCGAAGACCGCGTTCTTCTTCCTCAAGGAAGCCGGCCGCCACGTCAACGACGGTGGTCGCATCTGCACCCTGGTCACCTCATTGCTGGGTGCCTACACGCCGTTCTATTCCAGCTACGCCGGTACCAAGGCGCCAGTCGAGCACTTCACCCGCGCGGCGTCGAAGGAGTTCGGTGAGCGTGGCATCTCGGTGACCGCGATCGGCCCTGGTCCGATGGACACGCCGTTCTTTTATCCGGCCGAGAGTGCCGATGCGCAGGCGTATCACAAGACCGCGGCCGCACTGTCGGCGTTCACCCGCACCGGCCTGACCGACATCGCCGACATCGTGCCGTGGATCCGCTTCCTGGTCACCGATGGCTGGTGGATGACTGGCCAGACCATCTTGGTCAATGGCGGTTACACCACCAAATAA
- a CDS encoding LysR family transcriptional regulator — MDRIDRFRIFTRVVECASFTRAADQLGLPRSTVSAAIAELEQRLGTRLLQRSTRRVSTTHDGDVFHARCLRLIEEVEDAESLFRQDDAQPVGLLKIDVPSRIGRRIIAPALPDFFARHPQVEVDLGMTDRAVNLIEDGCDAVLRVGQLGDSSLVARTLGQLDFVNVAAPAYLREHGVPQHPADLQQHRAVNYASPTTARVEPWEWQDGGQLRTLPMPGWVRVNSAEASIACCVAGLGLLQIPRYDVQAELQSGALVEVMPQYVAQPLPVTLLQPHRQHRALRVQVFIEWLLPVLRSGLQLQ; from the coding sequence ATGGACCGGATCGATCGCTTCCGCATCTTCACCCGGGTGGTGGAGTGCGCCAGCTTCACCCGCGCCGCCGACCAGCTCGGCCTGCCCCGCTCCACCGTCTCGGCGGCCATTGCGGAGCTGGAGCAGCGGCTCGGCACCCGCCTGCTGCAGCGTTCGACCCGGCGGGTCTCCACCACCCACGACGGCGACGTGTTCCATGCCCGCTGCCTGCGCCTGATCGAAGAGGTTGAAGACGCCGAATCGCTGTTCCGACAGGATGACGCGCAGCCGGTGGGCCTGCTGAAGATCGACGTGCCCAGCCGCATCGGCCGCCGCATCATTGCCCCGGCGCTGCCCGACTTCTTCGCGCGCCATCCACAGGTGGAAGTGGACCTGGGCATGACCGACCGCGCGGTGAACCTGATCGAGGACGGTTGCGATGCGGTCCTGCGGGTCGGTCAGTTGGGTGACTCCAGCCTGGTGGCGCGCACACTGGGCCAGCTCGACTTCGTCAACGTTGCCGCGCCGGCCTACCTGCGCGAGCATGGTGTGCCGCAGCATCCTGCCGACCTGCAGCAGCACCGCGCGGTGAACTATGCATCGCCGACCACGGCACGGGTGGAACCGTGGGAATGGCAGGACGGTGGCCAGTTGCGCACGCTGCCGATGCCCGGCTGGGTACGGGTGAACAGCGCCGAGGCGTCCATCGCGTGCTGCGTGGCGGGACTGGGGTTGCTGCAGATTCCACGCTACGACGTGCAGGCCGAACTGCAGTCAGGCGCATTGGTGGAGGTAATGCCGCAGTACGTGGCGCAGCCCTTGCCGGTGACGCTGTTGCAACCGCACCGGCAACACCGTGCGCTGCGCGTGCAGGTGTTCATTGAATGGCTGCTGCCAGTGCTGCGGAGCGGCCTGCAGCTGCAGTAG
- a CDS encoding efflux RND transporter permease subunit: MRRFNLSEWALANRPLVLFAMLAFALIGAWSYKHLGQSEDPPFTFKAMVVRTLWPGATAEQVSRQVTEPLEKALMNTGEYEFIRSYSRPGESQIIFMARDSLRSKQIPDLWYQVRKRVGDIRPTLPREIVGPFFNDEFGDTYGNIYALTGKGFDYAVMRDYADRIQLELQRVPDVGKIDLVGLQDEKVWIELSNTRLATLGVSMQQVQQALADQNAVTGTSFFETATDRVQLRVTGQFNDIDAIRQFPIRAGDRTVHLGDIAEVKRGFADPASPKMRFMGEEAIGLAVAMKDGGDILKLGANLDAEFERLQKTLPAGMQLRKVSDQPQSVEESVGEFVQVLTEAVVIVLLVSFFSLGLRTGLVVGVTIPLVLAMTFFVMHYFDIGLHKISLGALVLALGLLVDDAIIAVEMMATKMEQGYDRLRAASFAWESTAFPMLTGTLITAAGFLPIATAASSTGEYTRSLFQVVTIALVVSWIAAVLFIPYLGDKMLPDLFNPQPPKPGSLSARWLAKRQQWADRYPALANLIAPPQHGHDHDPYQRPFYRSFRRFLDGCLRHRWWVIAATIALFVFSLMMFRFVPQQFFPDSTRPELMVDIELAEGASLRSTQAQAEKLEKLLSNREGIANYVSYVGTGSPRFYLPLDQQLPATNFAQFVVLAKDIKSRESTRDWLLHEVIQKFPDVQMRVTRLENGPPVGYPVQMRISGEHIEKVQAIARQVEAKVRENPHVMNVNLDWSEPSKVVRLVIDQERARALGVSSAQVSQFLSSSLAGQSVSVYREGNRQIEMLLRGPADERNQLELLSSLSMPTANGGSITLSQVATMEYGFEDGIIWHRNRLPTVTVRADISDGMQPLDVVHQILPTLDGIRAELPSGYLLETGGTVEDSARGQNSIKAGMPLFLVVVATLLMLQLRSFSRAAMVLVTAPLGIIGATLFLLLFRAPFGFVALLGTIALAGMIMRNSVILIDQIQQDIDAGHDRWHSIIDATVRRFRPIVLTALAAVLAMIPLSRSAFYGSMAISIMGGLIVGTVLTLVFLPALYAAWFRVKPDESGA, from the coding sequence GTGCGCCGCTTCAATCTATCCGAGTGGGCGCTGGCCAACCGACCCCTGGTGCTGTTCGCTATGCTGGCGTTCGCGCTGATCGGTGCGTGGTCGTACAAGCATCTGGGCCAGTCCGAAGATCCACCGTTCACCTTCAAGGCAATGGTGGTGCGCACGCTGTGGCCGGGTGCCACCGCCGAACAGGTCTCGCGGCAGGTGACCGAGCCGCTCGAGAAGGCACTGATGAACACCGGCGAGTATGAGTTCATCCGCTCGTACTCGCGACCGGGCGAGTCGCAGATCATCTTCATGGCGCGCGACAGCCTGCGTTCCAAGCAGATCCCGGACCTCTGGTACCAGGTACGCAAACGCGTGGGCGACATCCGCCCGACGTTGCCGCGCGAAATCGTCGGCCCGTTCTTCAACGATGAGTTCGGCGACACCTACGGCAACATCTATGCGTTGACCGGCAAGGGCTTCGACTATGCGGTGATGCGTGATTACGCCGACCGCATCCAGCTGGAACTGCAGCGCGTGCCTGACGTCGGCAAGATCGACCTGGTCGGCCTGCAGGACGAGAAGGTGTGGATCGAGCTGTCCAACACCCGCCTGGCGACGCTGGGTGTGTCGATGCAGCAGGTGCAGCAGGCACTGGCCGACCAGAACGCGGTCACCGGCACCAGCTTCTTCGAGACCGCCACCGACCGCGTGCAGCTGCGCGTGACCGGCCAGTTCAACGACATCGACGCCATCCGCCAGTTCCCGATCCGTGCTGGCGACCGCACCGTGCACCTGGGTGACATTGCCGAGGTCAAGCGCGGCTTCGCCGATCCGGCGTCGCCGAAGATGCGCTTCATGGGCGAAGAGGCCATCGGCCTGGCGGTGGCGATGAAGGATGGCGGTGACATCCTCAAGCTCGGCGCCAACCTTGATGCCGAGTTCGAACGGCTGCAGAAGACCCTGCCGGCCGGCATGCAGCTGCGCAAGGTCTCCGACCAGCCGCAGTCGGTGGAGGAGTCGGTCGGCGAGTTCGTGCAGGTGCTGACCGAAGCAGTGGTGATCGTGCTGCTGGTCAGCTTCTTCTCGCTGGGCCTGCGCACCGGCCTGGTGGTGGGTGTGACCATCCCGCTGGTGCTGGCGATGACCTTCTTCGTCATGCACTACTTCGACATCGGCCTGCACAAGATCTCGCTGGGCGCGCTGGTGCTGGCGCTGGGCCTGCTGGTGGACGATGCGATCATCGCGGTGGAGATGATGGCCACCAAGATGGAGCAGGGTTACGACCGCCTGCGCGCGGCCAGCTTCGCTTGGGAGTCGACCGCGTTCCCGATGCTGACCGGTACGCTGATCACGGCGGCCGGCTTCCTGCCGATCGCCACGGCCGCATCGAGCACTGGCGAGTACACCCGTTCGCTGTTCCAGGTGGTGACCATCGCACTGGTGGTGTCGTGGATTGCCGCAGTGCTGTTCATCCCGTACCTGGGCGACAAGATGCTGCCGGACCTGTTCAATCCGCAGCCACCGAAGCCCGGCAGCCTGTCCGCGCGCTGGCTGGCCAAGCGCCAGCAGTGGGCCGACCGCTATCCGGCGCTGGCCAACCTGATCGCACCGCCACAGCACGGGCACGACCATGATCCGTACCAGCGCCCGTTCTACCGCAGCTTCCGTCGCTTCCTCGATGGCTGCCTGCGCCACCGCTGGTGGGTGATCGCCGCGACCATCGCCCTGTTCGTGTTCTCGCTGATGATGTTCCGCTTCGTGCCGCAGCAGTTCTTCCCGGATTCGACCCGGCCGGAACTGATGGTGGACATCGAACTGGCCGAGGGCGCGTCGTTGCGCTCGACCCAGGCCCAGGCCGAGAAGCTGGAGAAGCTGCTGTCCAACCGCGAGGGCATCGCCAACTACGTGTCCTACGTGGGCACCGGTTCGCCGCGTTTCTACCTGCCGCTGGACCAGCAGCTGCCGGCCACCAACTTCGCCCAGTTCGTGGTGCTGGCCAAGGACATCAAATCACGCGAAAGCACCCGTGATTGGCTGCTGCACGAAGTGATTCAGAAGTTCCCGGACGTGCAGATGCGCGTGACCCGCCTGGAGAATGGTCCGCCGGTCGGTTACCCGGTGCAGATGCGCATCTCCGGCGAGCACATCGAGAAGGTGCAGGCGATCGCGCGCCAGGTCGAAGCCAAGGTGCGTGAGAACCCGCACGTGATGAACGTCAACCTGGACTGGAGCGAGCCGAGCAAGGTAGTGCGGCTGGTGATCGACCAGGAGCGTGCCCGCGCGTTGGGCGTGAGCAGTGCCCAGGTCAGCCAGTTCCTGTCCAGTTCACTGGCCGGGCAGTCGGTGAGCGTGTATCGCGAAGGCAACCGCCAGATCGAGATGCTGCTGCGCGGGCCGGCCGATGAGCGCAACCAGCTGGAGCTGCTGTCCAGCCTGTCGATGCCCACCGCCAACGGCGGCAGCATAACGCTGTCGCAGGTGGCGACGATGGAGTACGGCTTCGAGGACGGCATCATCTGGCACCGCAACCGCCTGCCGACGGTAACCGTGCGTGCCGACATCAGCGATGGCATGCAGCCGCTGGACGTGGTGCACCAGATCCTGCCGACGCTGGACGGCATCCGTGCCGAGCTGCCCAGCGGCTACCTGCTGGAAACCGGCGGTACCGTGGAGGATTCGGCACGTGGCCAGAACTCGATCAAGGCCGGCATGCCGCTGTTCCTGGTGGTGGTGGCGACACTGCTGATGCTGCAGCTGCGCAGCTTCTCGCGTGCGGCGATGGTGCTGGTGACCGCGCCGCTGGGCATCATCGGTGCGACCCTGTTCCTGCTGCTGTTCCGCGCGCCATTCGGCTTCGTAGCGCTGTTGGGCACGATTGCACTGGCCGGTATGATCATGCGCAACTCGGTGATCCTGATCGACCAGATCCAGCAGGACATCGATGCCGGGCATGACCGCTGGCATTCGATCATCGATGCCACGGTGCGCCGTTTCCGCCCGATCGTGCTGACCGCGCTGGCAGCGGTGCTGGCGATGATTCCGCTGTCGCGCAGCGCGTTCTATGGCTCGATGGCGATCTCGATCATGGGTGGCCTGATCGTGGGCACCGTGCTGACCCTGGTGTTCCTGCCGGCGCTGTACGCGGCGTGGTTCCGGGTGAAGCCGGATGAATCCGGGGCGTAA
- a CDS encoding efflux RND transporter periplasmic adaptor subunit, which produces MKIVRWMGGMVWVAALAACSGQEQAPQAAVPVLVVHPGEQAGQAPAAFPGTVRARQESPLSFRVGGNLVKRHVDAGQRVKKGDVLAELDAADFALQARASQAQLAAAEADLVRARDDLKRYQVLADQQLVSRSQLDQQSAAFKAAQGQANAARANLDVLRNQADYAQLRAPADGVIASREAEAGQVVSAGQTIFNLAADGGREVLIDLPEATIRDYAVGQPVEVELWNRPGQRLPGTIREIAAAADPQARTYATRVSLAADALADVELGQSARVYSSAGRHGTLQLPLGALQRGANGAASVWVVDPANSTLKAAVVTTGAFGSESVPVLSGVNAGDWVVAAGGHLLRAGQPVIAVDRQNRPVLKPAAPAAAAKAKE; this is translated from the coding sequence ATGAAGATCGTGCGCTGGATGGGCGGTATGGTGTGGGTGGCTGCGCTGGCAGCCTGTTCGGGACAGGAACAGGCGCCACAGGCGGCCGTGCCAGTACTGGTGGTTCATCCCGGCGAACAGGCCGGACAGGCGCCGGCGGCGTTCCCGGGCACGGTGCGTGCCCGGCAGGAAAGCCCGCTGTCGTTCCGCGTCGGTGGCAACCTGGTCAAGCGCCATGTCGATGCCGGGCAACGGGTGAAGAAGGGCGATGTGCTGGCCGAGCTGGATGCAGCCGACTTCGCGTTGCAGGCCCGCGCTTCGCAGGCGCAGCTGGCCGCAGCTGAAGCCGACCTGGTGCGTGCCCGCGATGACCTCAAGCGCTACCAGGTGCTGGCGGACCAGCAACTGGTCAGCCGTTCGCAGCTGGACCAGCAGTCGGCCGCGTTCAAAGCGGCACAGGGCCAGGCCAACGCCGCCCGCGCCAACCTCGATGTGCTGCGCAACCAGGCCGACTACGCGCAGCTGCGCGCACCGGCTGACGGCGTGATCGCCAGCCGCGAGGCCGAGGCCGGGCAGGTGGTGTCCGCCGGCCAGACCATCTTCAACCTGGCCGCCGACGGTGGCCGCGAAGTGCTGATCGACCTGCCCGAAGCCACCATCCGCGACTATGCGGTTGGCCAGCCGGTCGAGGTGGAGTTGTGGAACCGCCCGGGCCAGCGCCTGCCGGGCACGATCCGCGAGATCGCTGCCGCCGCCGATCCGCAGGCACGCACCTATGCAACCCGGGTCAGCCTGGCAGCCGATGCGCTGGCCGATGTCGAGCTGGGCCAGAGTGCACGCGTCTACAGCAGCGCCGGCCGCCACGGCACCCTGCAGCTGCCGCTGGGCGCACTGCAGCGCGGTGCCAATGGTGCCGCCAGCGTGTGGGTGGTCGATCCGGCCAACAGCACGCTGAAGGCCGCAGTGGTCACCACCGGTGCGTTTGGCAGCGAGAGCGTGCCGGTGCTGTCCGGCGTGAACGCGGGTGACTGGGTGGTTGCCGCCGGTGGCCACCTGTTGCGGGCGGGCCAGCCGGTGATCGCCGTGGATCGGCAGAACCGCCCGGTGCTGAAGCCGGCCGCGCCGGCGGCTGCCGCCAAGGCCAAGGAGTAA
- a CDS encoding TetR/AcrR family transcriptional regulator, with product MSSPTSRKPSAKPAAKAAGPGRPKDLGKRAAILEAAKALFIEQGYTGVSMDTIAAQAGVSKLTVYSHFGDKETLFSEAVQSKCIEMLPDALFVTDADGPLRDQLIGIGLAFFELITSDAAISIQRMMMAPETDERLRELFWQAGPERTCEALADFLRARGERGELDIPDYYLAGQQFLTLVKGEVHMHMMCGMPLSPVECDPLAHVTASIDFFLRAYAPRGAGTAE from the coding sequence ATGAGTTCTCCCACTTCCCGCAAGCCGTCGGCCAAGCCCGCTGCCAAGGCCGCCGGACCCGGGCGTCCCAAGGACCTCGGCAAGCGCGCGGCGATCCTTGAAGCAGCCAAGGCACTGTTCATCGAACAGGGCTATACCGGCGTGAGCATGGACACCATCGCTGCTCAGGCGGGCGTCTCGAAGCTGACTGTGTACAGCCACTTCGGCGACAAGGAGACCCTGTTCTCCGAGGCCGTGCAGTCAAAATGCATTGAAATGCTGCCCGATGCCCTGTTCGTGACCGACGCGGATGGCCCGCTGCGCGACCAGCTGATCGGCATCGGCCTGGCCTTCTTCGAACTGATCACCTCCGACGCGGCAATCTCGATCCAGCGCATGATGATGGCGCCGGAGACCGATGAGCGCCTGCGCGAGCTGTTCTGGCAGGCCGGCCCGGAGCGTACCTGCGAGGCCCTGGCCGACTTCCTGCGCGCGCGCGGCGAACGCGGCGAGCTGGACATCCCCGACTATTACCTGGCCGGTCAGCAGTTCCTGACGCTGGTCAAGGGCGAAGTGCACATGCATATGATGTGCGGCATGCCACTGTCACCGGTGGAGTGCGACCCTCTTGCCCATGTGACCGCCAGCATCGACTTCTTCCTGCGCGCCTATGCGCCGCGAGGGGCCGGGACGGCTGAATAA
- a CDS encoding protein-L-isoaspartate O-methyltransferase family protein, translating to MTIDYAHARELMVEQQIRPWDVLDIKVLDVLARLPREAFVADAHRALAYADVELPIGHGQKMMKPVIEGRTLQALDLQPGDEVLEIGTGSGFLAACIGALARDVLSLEIDPELAAAARARLDASGLGTNVRVEVADALSWQTERRFDVICVTGAVDVVPSQFASWLRPGGRLFVIHGRSPAMEALLVKADGSSESLFETDIDYLRGAAPAPQFHL from the coding sequence ATGACGATTGATTACGCCCACGCCCGCGAACTGATGGTGGAACAGCAGATCCGTCCCTGGGACGTGCTGGACATCAAGGTGCTCGACGTCCTGGCCCGCCTGCCGCGCGAGGCCTTTGTCGCCGACGCGCACCGGGCACTGGCCTACGCCGATGTCGAACTGCCGATCGGCCATGGCCAGAAGATGATGAAGCCGGTCATCGAGGGCCGTACCCTGCAGGCACTGGACCTGCAGCCGGGTGACGAAGTGCTGGAGATCGGCACCGGCAGCGGCTTCCTGGCAGCCTGCATCGGCGCGCTGGCGCGCGACGTGCTGAGCCTGGAGATCGACCCGGAGCTGGCTGCCGCCGCACGTGCGCGCCTGGATGCTTCCGGCCTGGGCACCAACGTCCGCGTGGAAGTGGCTGACGCCCTGTCCTGGCAGACCGAACGCCGCTTTGACGTGATCTGTGTCACTGGTGCGGTCGACGTGGTGCCGTCACAGTTTGCTTCGTGGCTGCGTCCGGGTGGTCGCCTGTTCGTGATCCACGGCCGCTCGCCGGCGATGGAGGCCCTGCTGGTCAAGGCCGACGGCAGCAGCGAGTCCCTGTTCGAGACCGATATCGATTACCTGCGCGGTGCCGCCCCGGCACCCCAGTTCCACCTCTGA
- a CDS encoding TolC family outer membrane protein encodes MIRRSLAVALATALLPLSAHAADLLQVYEMARNGDPQLSAAESTRLYDKEGAVQARAALLPQIDGTATLNRSRSEADHDANSGTVTSKRRNYTINGSQTLFNWTQINNLRSQRELSKAADFTLDSANDSLIVRTSAAYFNVLVAIESLNAAQTNEAAAKKQFDFADKRLEVGLAPITDVHEARAQYDQARANTIVAQNTLADNYQALTELTGQPVVNLRGLPADFRPEVPANRGNIDELVHQATNQNPALKAQELKVSAAEAGVQAARGGHYPTLSLGGSWGKTATWGDSTGAGSLSPDARTNSIGLTLSVPIFSGGATQSGVRQALAQRDIAQDGYEQQKRALDRNTRNAYQTLVQGISEVEARRLAVVSAQSAYDASQVGLEVGTRTVLDVIQNQRILFSAQLDYAQARYTFLQNRLLLSQSLGALDVAELQDVNRLLTQDAGNPATTTH; translated from the coding sequence ATGATCCGCCGATCCCTCGCTGTTGCGCTGGCCACTGCCCTGCTGCCGTTGTCCGCCCATGCCGCCGACCTGCTGCAGGTCTACGAGATGGCCCGCAACGGCGATCCGCAGCTGTCGGCTGCCGAATCGACCCGGCTGTACGACAAGGAAGGCGCCGTGCAGGCGCGCGCTGCCCTGCTGCCGCAGATCGACGGCACAGCCACGCTGAACCGCTCGCGCAGCGAAGCCGACCATGACGCCAACTCCGGCACTGTCACCAGCAAGCGCCGCAACTACACGATCAACGGCAGCCAGACGCTGTTCAACTGGACCCAGATCAACAACCTGCGTTCGCAGCGCGAGCTGAGCAAGGCGGCGGATTTCACCCTCGATTCGGCCAACGACAGCCTGATCGTGCGCACCTCGGCGGCCTATTTCAACGTGCTGGTGGCGATCGAATCGCTGAACGCCGCACAGACCAATGAAGCGGCCGCGAAGAAGCAGTTCGACTTCGCCGACAAGCGCCTGGAAGTGGGCCTGGCGCCGATCACCGACGTGCACGAAGCACGCGCCCAGTACGACCAGGCGCGTGCCAACACCATCGTTGCGCAGAACACCCTGGCCGATAACTACCAGGCCCTGACCGAACTGACCGGCCAGCCGGTGGTGAACCTGCGCGGCCTGCCGGCGGACTTCCGCCCGGAAGTGCCGGCCAACCGTGGCAACATTGATGAGCTGGTGCACCAGGCCACCAACCAGAATCCGGCACTGAAGGCACAGGAACTGAAGGTCAGCGCCGCCGAGGCCGGCGTGCAGGCCGCACGTGGTGGCCACTACCCGACCCTGTCGCTGGGCGGCAGCTGGGGCAAGACCGCCACCTGGGGCGACAGCACCGGTGCTGGCTCGTTGTCGCCGGATGCACGCACCAACAGCATCGGCCTGACCCTGAGCGTGCCGATCTTCTCCGGTGGTGCCACCCAGTCGGGCGTGCGCCAGGCGCTGGCCCAGCGTGACATCGCACAGGACGGCTACGAACAGCAGAAGCGCGCCCTGGACCGCAACACCCGCAATGCCTACCAGACCCTGGTGCAGGGCATCAGCGAAGTGGAAGCCCGTCGCCTGGCGGTGGTCTCGGCGCAGAGCGCGTACGACGCGTCGCAGGTCGGCCTGGAAGTCGGTACCCGAACCGTGCTGGACGTGATCCAGAACCAGCGCATCCTGTTCTCGGCGCAGCTGGACTACGCCCAGGCCCGCTACACCTTCCTGCAGAACCGCCTGCTGCTGAGCCAGTCGCTGGGTGCGCTGGATGTGGCCGAGCTGCAGGACGTGAACCGCCTGCTGACCCAGGACGCGGGCAACCCGGCAACGACCACGCACTGA